A part of Olleya sp. Bg11-27 genomic DNA contains:
- a CDS encoding FkbM family methyltransferase, whose protein sequence is MRSVIYKTIYNRKLNYIIRNLNFAFNTIFKSKIKIPPSGLLNLKTDSGTIKIETNQTSYLTQLLYWNGYKDFEYSEIFESLVKDKNTFLDIGSNIGYYSLLAIQANPTINVIAFEPAIGPKYYLEKNIKLNNFEKNIKPIDIALSDCNGIIDFYEVENIKYKKLKYNLAGEGNAGTKTTSRDFIKRRVSTTTLDQFVEENNINNIDIIKLDTEGTEIHILNHGKNTIIKNQPIIICETLFNTIEKELEDYFKPLHYLFFNHIDKKLVEVSTITRTKDDGIRNCFFIPKNKVELISEYI, encoded by the coding sequence ATGCGAAGTGTAATTTATAAAACAATTTATAATAGAAAGCTAAACTATATTATAAGAAATTTAAACTTTGCTTTTAATACTATTTTTAAGTCTAAAATTAAAATACCACCTTCTGGATTATTAAATTTAAAAACTGATTCTGGAACAATTAAAATAGAAACTAACCAAACAAGTTATTTGACTCAACTTTTGTATTGGAATGGTTATAAAGATTTTGAATATTCGGAAATTTTTGAATCTCTAGTAAAAGACAAAAACACTTTTTTGGATATTGGATCCAATATTGGCTATTATTCTTTATTAGCAATACAAGCGAATCCTACGATAAACGTTATTGCTTTTGAACCTGCAATTGGTCCAAAATATTATTTAGAAAAGAATATTAAACTAAATAATTTTGAAAAGAACATTAAACCAATAGACATTGCTTTGTCCGATTGTAATGGTATAATAGATTTTTATGAAGTTGAAAATATCAAGTACAAAAAATTAAAATATAATTTAGCAGGAGAAGGTAATGCTGGTACAAAAACTACCTCTCGAGATTTTATAAAGCGAAGAGTGAGCACAACAACTTTAGACCAATTTGTTGAAGAAAATAACATTAACAATATTGATATAATAAAATTAGATACTGAAGGAACAGAGATACACATACTAAATCACGGAAAAAATACAATTATAAAAAATCAACCAATAATTATTTGCGAAACACTTTTTAACACAATCGAAAAAGAGCTAGAAGATTATTTTAAACCTTTACATTATTTATTTTTTAATCATATTGACAAAAAACTTGTTGAAGTTTCTACTATTACTAGAACTAAGGATGATGGTATTAGAAATTGCTTTTTTATCCCCAAAAATAAAGTTGAATTAATATCTGAATACATCTAA
- a CDS encoding DNA/RNA non-specific endonuclease — MSNKTKYSLLTALIIIATFGTKEYLDVRDKTEVVEEGATVKSDTNEYFLPTSTTGQIVHHDGYSLSYSEPHEQAEWVAYELKKTHLSKNDFKRPYFEVDDAVKTGAAHWRNYKKSGYDRGHLCPAGDRKYSKSAHDETFLTSNVSPQRHDFNAGVWNRLEQKTRYWASKYDGVFVVSGGILKGKMKTIGTEKVAVPNQFYKVLIDNNSGKTKVIAFLMAHQESDQPLYKFVTSVDTIEDLTGIDFFSELDDTTENRLEASSDYKGWSF; from the coding sequence ATGTCTAATAAAACGAAATACTCTTTATTAACGGCATTAATCATAATAGCAACTTTCGGTACAAAGGAATATTTGGATGTAAGAGATAAAACGGAAGTTGTCGAAGAAGGCGCTACTGTAAAATCTGACACAAACGAATACTTTTTACCAACAAGCACCACGGGGCAAATTGTGCATCATGATGGTTATAGTTTAAGTTATAGCGAACCGCATGAGCAAGCAGAGTGGGTGGCTTATGAGCTTAAAAAAACGCATTTATCAAAGAACGACTTTAAAAGACCTTATTTTGAAGTAGATGACGCTGTGAAAACGGGAGCTGCCCATTGGCGTAATTATAAAAAATCAGGCTATGACCGTGGGCATTTATGTCCTGCTGGCGATCGAAAATATAGTAAATCGGCCCATGACGAAACTTTTTTAACGAGTAATGTTTCTCCGCAACGACATGATTTTAATGCCGGTGTTTGGAATCGATTAGAACAGAAGACACGGTATTGGGCAAGTAAGTATGATGGTGTTTTTGTAGTTTCTGGGGGAATTCTAAAAGGGAAAATGAAAACTATCGGCACAGAAAAAGTAGCTGTTCCTAATCAATTTTATAAAGTATTAATAGATAATAATTCTGGTAAAACTAAGGTTATTGCCTTTTTGATGGCTCATCAAGAGTCTGATCAACCATTATATAAATTTGTAACGTCAGTTGATACTATTGAGGATTTAACAGGAATTGATTTCTTTTCAGAATTAGATGATACTACAGAGAATAGATTAGAAGCTTCAAGTGATTATAAAGGCTGGAGTTTTTAG
- the gcvP gene encoding aminomethyl-transferring glycine dehydrogenase — protein sequence MNTNAFALRHIGPRENDQKLMLQTVNADSIEQLISETVPAPIRLKKELQLDEAMTEYEYSNHINNLSKLNKTYKTYIGLGYHPTILPAVIQRNVLENPGWYTAYTPYQAEIAQGRLEALLNFQTMITDLTGMELANASLLDESTAAAEAMSLLFSVRARDQKKAGICKFFVSDAILPQTLSLLQTRATPIGIELVIGAEAAFDFSSDFFGAILQYPGKDGQITDIKTFIEKANANNIKVAVAADILSLVKLEAPGKFGADVVVGTTQRFGIPMGYGGPHAAYFATKEAYKRDIPGRIIGVTKDANGNRALRMALQTREQHIKRDKATSNICTAQVLLAVMAGMYAVYHGPKGLTFIANKVHNATSTLADALTKMGIEQVNTAFFDTIQLKANASAVKTIAEQREVNFYYPNDTTVTVSLNETTSVNDLNEIISIFAEAETKPAVTIDGFTDANNIQDSIQRQTSFLTLDVFNTHHSETELMRYVKRLERKDLALNHSMIALGSCTMKLNAASEMLPLSNPNWGSIHPFVPIDQAEGYQQMLKALEDQLTEITGFAGTSLQPNSGAQGEYAGLMVIRAYHESREDHHRNICLIPSSAHGTNPASAVMAGMKVVVTKADENGNIDIDDLREKAELHKDNLAALMVTYPSTHGVYESGIKIITQIIHDNGGQVYMDGANMNAQVGLTNPGNIGADVCHLNLHKTFAIPHGGGGPGVGPICVAKQLVPFLPSNPVIKTGGDQAISAISAAPFGSALVCLISYGYIKMLATEGLKKSTEIAILNANYIKHRLQGAYETLYSGEQGRAAHEMIIDCRPFKANGIEVVDIAKRLMDYGFHAPTVSFPVAGTMMIEPTESESKAEMDRFCDAMISIRKEIDAASKDDDNNPLKNAPHTLAMLTSDEWLLPYSREKAAYPLDYVIDNKFWPSVRRVDDAYGDRNLFCTCAPIEAYVEAN from the coding sequence ATGAATACAAACGCTTTCGCATTACGTCACATTGGTCCTAGAGAAAATGATCAAAAACTAATGCTTCAAACAGTTAATGCAGATTCAATAGAACAACTAATTTCTGAAACCGTTCCTGCACCAATTCGTCTTAAAAAAGAATTACAATTAGACGAAGCCATGACAGAATATGAATACTCAAATCATATTAACAACCTGTCAAAACTTAACAAAACTTATAAAACCTACATTGGATTAGGGTATCACCCTACCATCCTACCGGCCGTTATACAACGTAACGTTTTAGAAAACCCGGGGTGGTACACAGCTTACACGCCTTATCAAGCAGAAATTGCGCAAGGACGTTTAGAAGCATTGCTTAACTTCCAAACCATGATTACTGATTTAACAGGAATGGAATTAGCAAACGCCTCTTTATTAGACGAAAGTACTGCTGCTGCAGAAGCTATGAGTTTGTTATTCTCGGTTAGAGCACGTGACCAGAAAAAAGCAGGGATTTGCAAGTTTTTTGTAAGTGATGCTATTTTACCGCAAACACTTTCATTATTACAAACAAGAGCAACTCCAATTGGAATTGAACTCGTTATTGGAGCTGAAGCAGCATTTGATTTTTCTTCTGACTTTTTTGGAGCTATTTTACAATACCCAGGAAAAGATGGTCAAATTACAGACATCAAAACTTTTATTGAAAAGGCTAACGCTAATAACATAAAAGTAGCGGTAGCTGCAGATATTTTAAGTTTAGTAAAATTAGAAGCGCCCGGTAAATTTGGTGCTGATGTGGTGGTTGGTACTACACAACGCTTTGGTATCCCAATGGGTTACGGAGGTCCACACGCCGCTTATTTTGCAACTAAAGAAGCTTACAAACGTGACATTCCTGGTCGTATTATTGGTGTTACAAAAGACGCTAATGGCAACAGAGCCTTACGTATGGCTTTACAAACTAGAGAGCAGCACATTAAACGTGACAAAGCAACCTCTAACATCTGTACTGCACAAGTATTATTAGCTGTTATGGCTGGTATGTACGCCGTGTATCATGGTCCAAAAGGTTTGACGTTTATAGCTAATAAAGTACACAATGCAACCTCTACTTTAGCCGACGCCTTGACTAAAATGGGAATCGAGCAAGTAAACACTGCCTTTTTTGATACCATCCAGCTTAAAGCTAATGCGTCTGCAGTAAAAACAATTGCAGAACAACGTGAGGTTAATTTTTATTACCCTAATGACACTACAGTAACGGTTTCTCTAAACGAAACGACTTCTGTAAACGATTTAAACGAGATTATTTCAATTTTCGCTGAAGCGGAAACAAAGCCGGCAGTAACAATAGATGGTTTTACTGACGCAAACAATATTCAAGATTCAATCCAACGTCAAACGTCATTTTTAACTTTAGACGTTTTCAATACGCACCATTCTGAAACAGAATTAATGCGTTACGTAAAAAGATTAGAGCGTAAAGATTTAGCATTAAATCACTCTATGATTGCACTTGGATCCTGTACAATGAAGCTGAATGCAGCCTCAGAAATGCTACCATTAAGTAATCCAAACTGGGGAAGTATTCACCCATTTGTGCCAATAGATCAAGCCGAAGGTTACCAACAAATGTTAAAAGCATTAGAAGACCAACTAACGGAAATTACAGGTTTTGCGGGGACCTCTTTACAACCAAACTCTGGTGCTCAAGGTGAGTATGCTGGATTAATGGTTATTAGAGCGTATCACGAATCTAGAGAGGATCATCACAGAAACATCTGTTTAATACCAAGTTCAGCTCATGGAACCAATCCTGCAAGTGCAGTCATGGCCGGAATGAAAGTGGTTGTTACTAAAGCAGATGAAAACGGTAATATCGATATTGACGATTTACGTGAAAAAGCAGAATTACATAAAGATAATTTAGCAGCCTTAATGGTAACCTATCCATCAACACATGGTGTTTATGAGTCTGGAATTAAAATTATCACACAAATAATACACGATAATGGTGGTCAAGTCTACATGGACGGAGCCAACATGAATGCACAAGTAGGCTTAACTAATCCAGGTAACATTGGTGCAGATGTTTGCCATTTAAACTTACACAAAACGTTTGCTATACCTCACGGTGGTGGTGGACCAGGTGTTGGACCAATATGCGTTGCCAAACAATTAGTGCCATTTTTACCAAGTAATCCAGTGATCAAAACTGGAGGCGACCAAGCCATTAGTGCTATTTCTGCTGCGCCTTTTGGATCAGCTCTAGTTTGTTTAATTTCTTATGGTTACATTAAAATGTTAGCTACAGAAGGTTTAAAAAAATCAACTGAAATTGCTATTTTAAATGCCAATTACATCAAGCACAGATTACAAGGCGCTTATGAAACATTGTATTCTGGAGAGCAAGGTCGTGCAGCACATGAAATGATTATCGACTGTCGTCCGTTTAAAGCAAATGGTATCGAAGTTGTAGATATTGCAAAACGTTTGATGGATTATGGTTTTCATGCACCAACAGTGTCTTTTCCAGTTGCAGGAACGATGATGATTGAGCCAACAGAAAGCGAAAGCAAAGCAGAAATGGATCGTTTTTGTGATGCTATGATTTCTATTAGAAAAGAAATTGATGCCGCATCAAAGGATGACGATAATAATCCGTTAAAAAATGCACCGCACACTTTAGCGATGTTAACTAGTGACGAATGGCTATTACCTTACTCTCGAGAAAAGGCAGCATATCCACTTGACTACGTGATAGACAACAAGTTCTGGCCTTCAGTACGTCGTGTTGACGATGCTTACGGAGACCGTAATTTATTTTGTACTTGTGCGCCTATTGAAGCATATGTAGAGGCAAACTAA
- a CDS encoding integrin alpha: MSIDYIGDLNGDGFEDIVVGTFTDDDGGLDTGVVYILFRDANSAVINATKISKIRGAFIRVLDNDDRFGGAVSFLGDLNDDGFTEIAVSADYDGDAGYSHGTVLVLSLNSDGTLNSHSKINDTQRGFNEGIVSDATFGTDIENIGDLNGDDWAVGFIRDSDWGARRGVVWILCMNTNLTVNSEQKISDTKVSFSAV, from the coding sequence GTGTCAATCGATTATATTGGTGATCTTAATGGAGATGGGTTTGAAGATATTGTAGTTGGGACTTTTACCGATGATGATGGAGGTTTAGATACAGGGGTTGTTTATATTCTCTTTAGGGATGCTAACAGTGCTGTTATAAATGCAACAAAAATCAGTAAAATACGAGGAGCGTTTATAAGAGTCTTAGACAATGATGATAGATTTGGAGGAGCAGTGTCTTTTCTTGGAGATTTAAATGATGATGGATTTACGGAGATTGCAGTTAGTGCAGATTATGATGGGGATGCTGGGTATTCGCATGGAACAGTTTTGGTTTTGTCTTTAAACTCAGATGGTACGCTAAATAGTCATTCTAAAATTAACGACACACAACGAGGTTTTAATGAAGGTATAGTTAGTGATGCTACTTTTGGAACTGATATCGAAAATATTGGTGATTTAAATGGGGATGACTGGGCTGTAGGTTTTATAAGAGATTCAGATTGGGGAGCAAGAAGAGGGGTTGTTTGGATTTTATGTATGAACACTAATCTAACCGTGAATTCTGAACAGAAAATTAGCGATACAAAAGTTAGTTTTAGTGCTGTTTAA
- a CDS encoding glycosyltransferase: MNFSIIIPAHNEESSIGLTLQSLVDQTLLPKQIVVVNDNSTDNTKTIVEDFQKQHDCITLVNITSSNKHLPGAKIINAFYKGYEVLNTNYDVLCKFDADLIFPLNYLETLALHFNKSKTIGMVAGYCYIEKNNDWILESITAKDHIRGALKAYRKDCFEAIGQLKRAMGWDTIDELLAKYNKYHIVLDETLHVKHLKPTGASYNKGAKYLQGEAMYKMRYGFTLTLITALKMGLKKKSFRYFKDYIIGYLKAARNKPEQLVSIEEGQFIRNLRWTGVRKKLF, encoded by the coding sequence ATGAATTTCAGCATTATTATTCCTGCACATAACGAAGAATCATCTATTGGACTAACGCTACAGTCTTTAGTAGACCAAACGTTACTACCTAAACAAATTGTGGTGGTTAATGATAACTCTACAGATAACACAAAAACGATTGTAGAGGACTTTCAGAAACAACACGACTGTATCACTTTAGTTAACATTACGTCATCAAACAAACACTTACCAGGAGCTAAAATAATCAATGCTTTTTACAAAGGATATGAGGTTTTGAATACCAATTACGATGTACTTTGTAAATTTGATGCCGATCTTATTTTTCCTTTAAATTATTTAGAAACATTAGCCCTTCATTTTAATAAAAGCAAAACCATTGGGATGGTTGCTGGCTATTGTTATATTGAAAAAAATAATGATTGGATTTTAGAGTCTATAACAGCAAAGGACCATATTAGAGGCGCACTTAAAGCGTACCGTAAAGATTGTTTTGAAGCTATCGGACAACTTAAAAGAGCGATGGGTTGGGATACTATTGACGAGTTATTAGCTAAATATAATAAGTATCATATTGTATTGGACGAGACATTACACGTCAAACATTTAAAACCTACAGGTGCAAGTTATAATAAAGGCGCAAAATACCTCCAAGGAGAAGCGATGTATAAAATGCGCTATGGTTTTACACTTACACTTATAACAGCCTTAAAAATGGGCTTAAAAAAGAAAAGCTTTAGATACTTTAAAGATTATATTATTGGTTACCTAAAAGCTGCCAGAAACAAACCAGAACAACTAGTATCAATTGAAGAAGGTCAATTTATTAGAAACTTGCGATGGACAGGTGTAAGGAAAAAATTATTTTAG
- a CDS encoding 3-oxoacyl-ACP synthase III family protein encodes MNIKITGTGSYIPSTIEKNKDFYNHEFLNADGSKINSPNEVIVEKFKAITGIEERRYVKPELSNSDIAFFAAEKAIANANIDKETLDYIIVAHNYGDVKIDSEQSDTVPSLASRVKHLLKIKNPKCVGYDLLFGCPGWIEGVIQANAFIKAGIAKRCLVIGSETLSRVIDAHDRDSMIYSDGSGAVIVEETTEEGGVLAHESATFAYDEAHYIFFGETNKPETDSQRRYIKMFGRKIYEFALTNVPLALKSCLEKSGYDITDVKKILIHQANEKMDEAIVKRFYKLHNMKMPEGIMPMSIGTLGNSSVATVPTLYDLILNGKLENQEINKGDIILFASVGAGMNINAIVYKQ; translated from the coding sequence ATGAATATTAAGATTACAGGTACAGGAAGTTATATACCAAGCACTATAGAAAAAAACAAAGATTTCTATAATCACGAATTTTTAAATGCTGATGGTTCTAAAATAAATAGCCCAAATGAGGTTATCGTAGAGAAGTTTAAAGCGATAACAGGTATTGAGGAAAGGCGCTATGTTAAACCTGAATTATCAAACTCTGACATTGCATTTTTCGCAGCAGAAAAGGCTATTGCAAATGCAAACATCGACAAAGAAACTTTAGACTATATTATTGTAGCACATAACTATGGTGATGTAAAAATAGACTCGGAACAAAGTGATACGGTACCAAGTTTAGCCTCTCGTGTAAAACACCTTTTAAAAATTAAAAACCCAAAATGTGTTGGATACGATTTACTTTTTGGTTGTCCAGGTTGGATAGAAGGCGTTATACAAGCTAATGCTTTTATTAAAGCTGGCATCGCTAAACGCTGTTTAGTTATTGGTAGCGAAACTTTATCAAGAGTGATTGATGCACATGATCGTGACTCTATGATTTATAGTGATGGCTCTGGTGCTGTCATAGTTGAAGAAACTACTGAAGAAGGTGGTGTTTTGGCTCACGAATCTGCCACTTTTGCTTATGACGAAGCACATTATATTTTCTTCGGAGAAACTAATAAACCTGAAACCGATAGTCAACGTCGTTATATTAAAATGTTTGGTCGTAAAATTTACGAATTTGCGCTAACCAACGTACCATTAGCTTTAAAATCATGTTTAGAGAAAAGCGGCTACGATATTACAGATGTTAAAAAGATTTTGATCCATCAAGCTAACGAAAAAATGGATGAAGCTATTGTAAAACGATTTTACAAATTGCATAACATGAAAATGCCTGAAGGTATTATGCCTATGAGCATTGGTACACTTGGTAATTCAAGCGTTGCAACGGTACCTACTTTATACGATTTGATTTTAAATGGTAAATTAGAAAACCAGGAGATTAATAAAGGGGATATTATCCTTTTTGCTAGTGTTGGTGCAGGTATGAATATTAATGCTATAGTTTATAAACAATAA
- a CDS encoding T9SS type B sorting domain-containing protein yields MSPTNCNVSDGVLLISGLLPNSDYDIEYILNGVLVSDLIFSDVSGQIILSDLAIGSYQDIVVFSLSDGCFDSEVELIISAGSNLTTTIVSVNPNGCNVSDGIITIAGLTDAFIYTIVYDINGIQNSVILTANHFGEITLTALVVGTYDNIIITEINTGCVVNVNPVVLSFSNFTATIASTNPTGCYASDGTITLSELTNTLTYTVVYDANETHESVTLTVNSFGEITLNTLSTWSYVSIVITEDSTACAFNLAPIDLICFNDVSTCVKIKNFFIPNNDVWMIEGDLNCNFVLCIYDRYGKLLKILMPNSLYWDGTFNGFNMPTNDYWYTIEYRDDNGMLQQIKSHFTLKR; encoded by the coding sequence TTGTCACCAACAAATTGTAATGTGTCTGATGGTGTATTATTAATTTCAGGATTGTTACCAAATAGTGATTACGATATTGAATACATTTTAAATGGAGTTTTAGTTTCTGATTTAATTTTTTCTGACGTATCTGGACAAATTATATTATCGGATTTGGCTATTGGTTCCTATCAAGATATTGTTGTGTTTAGCTTATCTGATGGCTGTTTTGATAGCGAAGTAGAATTAATAATATCAGCAGGGTCTAATTTGACAACAACAATAGTCTCAGTAAATCCAAATGGATGCAATGTGTCTGATGGAATCATCACCATTGCAGGACTTACAGATGCCTTCATTTATACAATAGTTTATGATATTAACGGGATACAGAACTCAGTAATATTAACAGCTAACCACTTCGGGGAAATTACCTTAACCGCATTAGTGGTTGGGACTTATGATAACATAATCATAACAGAAATTAATACAGGTTGTGTCGTAAATGTCAATCCCGTTGTATTATCATTTTCAAATTTTACTGCAACAATAGCATCAACAAATCCAACAGGTTGCTATGCTTCTGACGGAACTATAACCCTTTCAGAACTAACAAATACTTTAACTTATACAGTAGTTTATGATGCTAACGAGACACATGAATCGGTAACATTAACAGTTAATTCGTTCGGGGAAATTACTTTAAACACATTATCAACATGGAGCTACGTTAGCATAGTTATCACAGAAGACAGCACGGCTTGTGCTTTTAATTTAGCTCCAATTGATTTGATTTGTTTTAATGACGTATCAACATGTGTAAAAATAAAAAACTTTTTTATACCTAACAATGATGTTTGGATGATTGAAGGAGATTTAAACTGTAACTTTGTGCTTTGCATTTATGACCGCTATGGTAAACTATTAAAAATCTTAATGCCAAATAGTCTTTATTGGGACGGAACATTTAATGGTTTTAATATGCCAACAAATGATTATTGGTATACAATAGAATATAGAGATGATAATGGAATGCTTCAGCAAATAAAATCGCATTTTACATTAAAGCGATAG